The genome window GGGACCTGGCCGGTGTCGGTCATGCGTACCCCTCGCCCATCGGTTAGTGCCTCCATGCCAGCTGGCCCGGGAACGGCGCACCTACCGCCCCACTGTGGAGAACGAGCGTGCGTGCCCAGCGGCACGTGACGACCCGCCTGCATGTCGACAAAGCCATTGAATGGCCATTGTCGCGGTCGTACTCCCGTCGCGACAGCTTGATCCGCGACGGTCCGCTGTGGACTGCGCCACGTTGCGCGTCCTCCCCGTTGCGCCGTACCACACACGCCCTCAAAACGGGCGCGCTTTTAGGACATTGACCGACGAAGTGCCGGGTGTCGAAGTGCGGTACAACAGTCGGCCAGCCTACCGCGCCGGTACGACAACCGGATCACAGGGAACGTTCGGGAAGCGTCCCGCTGAGCAGGAACGCGACGCTCCGTTCCCGCTCCGTCCAAGCCCTGGTGTCGAGTTCCACGGACTGGACGAAGTCGCAGCGGACCTCGTAGCCGTGCTCGGTCAGGTCGCGTCCGACGCGTTCGGCGGCGGGGCGGGTGAGGGCGTGGGTGACGATGCGCTGGGGCCGGCGGTCGGCGACGGCGGAGACCACTGCCGCTCCCCCGCCGCCGACGCGTACGACGTCGGGTTCGGGGAGGTTCTCCAGGATGTGCGGGGCGGCGCCGTGGACCACCTGGAGCTGGACGCCGAAGCGGCGGGCGGCGAGGGTCGTACGGCCGCAGGCCTCGGGGTCGCGGTCGACGGCGATGACGGCGGCGCCGGAGCGGGCGGCCTCGGTGGCGAAGGCGCCGCTGCCGGAGCCGATGTCCCACACCAGGTCGCCCACGCGCGGTCCCAGGCGGGCGAGTTGGGAGGAGCGCAGCAGTTCGGCCTCGCCCTCTCCCATCAGTCGGCCGTGCAGCGCGGAGGGCAGGGCCCAGCCGCGCGGTCCGGTGGCGGGGTCGCGGCCGGCGAGCCAGCCGCCGCTCTCGGCGGCGCCGGCGTGGCCACCGAGGACGATGACGAGGTTGGGGTCGCGCCAGGTGCGGTCGACCGCCTTGTCGGAGGCGACGATGGTGACCCGCTCGCGTTCCGTGCCGAGTTCCTCGCAGACCACGAAGGTGCGGTGGACTCCGTCGAGGAGCAGGCCGAGTTCGGCGGGTCCGGCGCCGGGTGAGGTGAGGACGGCGACCTTGGTGTGGGCGCGGCAGACGTTCACCGCGCGGCGCAGCGTGCGGCGGTGGGCGACGACCACCTGGGCGTCGTCCCAGGGCATGCCGGCGCGGGCGAAGGCGGCGGCCACGGAGGAGACGCCGGGGACGACCTCGACCTCCAGGCCGAACTCGGGGGACCTGAGGGTGCGGACGACGCCGAAGAAGCCCGGGTCGCCGTCGGCGAGGACCACGGCGGTGCCCCGGTGGCCGGTGATACGGCGGGCGGCGAGGGCCACGCTGCCGAGCCGGATGCGTTCGGCGGCCGGGGGCACCTCGGGCAGGGCGAGGTGGTGGGCCGCGCCTGCCACCAGGGTGGCGGCGGCGAGGGCGGAACGCGCCGCGGCGGTCAGGGGGGAGCCGTCCCAGCCGATCACCGTGACCCGGTCGGCCATCGTCGTCAGTCTCCAGAGAGTCTTCGCAGGTCGTCGGGAATGCCCGCAGGGGTTCCGTGAGACTACCTGGTGACGTGGTGGGCCCCGGCGGCCGGGCTCAAGGCCTCGCCCGCCCGCGGGGTGTTCGGTTCCGGCCCGTGGGGCGTTCAGTTCCAGTCCGAGTAGGCGCCGTAGCCACCGCTGTCGGCCAGTTCCTCGCTGACGCCCTCGATGTCCTCCGGGAGGAGGCTCCAGACGATGAAGTCCGTGCGGACCTCGGTCCAGCCGTCCTCGGCGGTGCGGGCACGCGCTATGCAGGCGTTGCGCAGCACGCCCTCGCTGATACAGCCGATCTTCTGCGCGACCTGCTGCGAGGCGGTGTTGTCGGCGGCGGTGCGCAGCTCGATGCGTTCGAACTTCTGCTCGCGGAACAGCCATTGGGCGGTCGCGAGGGCGGCCTCGGAGGCGTAGCCCTCGCCGCGTGCCCAGGGGGCGACGACGTAGGACAGTTCCGTCGCTCGCACGTGCCAGTCGGTCTTCGTCAACTGGATGACGCCGACCAGGCGCTGGGTGAGGAACTCGGTGACCGCGAGGTCGAGGCCGCGTCCGGAGGTGCGTTCGGTGGGCGCGTACTCGGTGATCCAGGTACGCGCCTCGCGTTCGGTGAAGGGCTGCGGGACCTCGGTCCAGGCCAGCGCCTGTTCGTCGTTCATCATCTCGGTGAAGGCCTGGATGTCGTCCTCGTCGAACGGGCGCAGAACCAACCGATCCGTGCTGATGGAGATGTCGGGAAAGGTGCTCATCATGCGCCGCTCCGTAACCTTCGAAAACTTTGAGAGCTTGCTGAACTGCCCAGCATGCAGCATGAAAGCACTGAATCGCACCACAGGGGTCCACTCCCCGTGAGGGAGCGGACCCCATGCGTGGCGATACGCCGTATACGTGCGGTCGGAATACGTGCCGCCGGAACGTGTACGGATCCGAGGACGGTCAGAAGGACGGGATGACGGAGCCGTTGCTCCACTTGTCCTCGATGAACTTCCTGACCTCGTCCGACGTGAGCAGCTTGGCGAGCTTCTCGACGCGCGGGTCGTCCACGTCGCCCTCCTTGACGGCGAGGAAGTTGCCGTTGGGGTTGTCCTTGGCGGGCTCGACGGCGAGGGCGTCGTCGGCGGGCGAGAGGTCGGCCTCGATGGCGTAGTTGCCGTTGATCACCGCGGCGTCGACGTCGTCCAGGGAGCGCGGGGTCTGGGCCGCCTCCAACTCCTTGAACTCAAGCTTCTTCGGGTTCTCGGTGATGTCGGCGGGGGTCGCGTCGGTGCCGACGCCGTCCTTGAGGGTGATGATCCCGGCGGAGTCGAGGAGCTTGAGGGCGCGCGCCTCGTTGACCGTGTCGTTCGGGACGGCGACGGTCGCGCCGCTCTTGAGGTCGTCGGCGCTCTTGACCTTGTTCGAGTACAGGCCGAGCGGCTCCAGGTGCACGGTGACGACGGGCACGATGTGGGTGCCGCGCTTCTTGTTGAAGTCGTCGAGGTACGGCTGGTTCTGGAAGTAGTTGGCGTCCACGGAGCCGTCCTCGGTCGCCGTGTTCGGCAGGACGTAGTCGGTGAACTCCTTGACCTCCAGGTCGAGGCCGGCCTTCTCCGCCAGGTTGTCCTTGACGAAGTCGAGGATCTCGGCGTGCGGGGTCGGGCTGGCGGCGACGACCAGCGGACCGCTCGTGTCGGAGGCGCTGTCGGCCTTGTCCGCGCCGCAGGCGGTGAGCCCGAGGGTGAGGGCCCCGGCGGCGAGTACGGCGGTGGTGAGCTTGGTGGCGTTACGCACGAAAAGTGCCTTTCCTTTTGGGTGGAGCGGTCCCGTCTTGGGTGGGACGGGAAATCTGTGAGCGCGTGGGGACTTGGGAGTCAGGCCTTGGCGGCCCGGCCGCCGCGTCGGTGCAGGGCGCGGGCGGCGTAGTCGCCGGCGAACTGGATGAGGGAGATGACGACCGCGAGGACCGCCACGGTGATCCACATCAGTTCGGTCTCGAAGCGCTGGTAGCCGTAGCGGATGGCGATGTCGCCGAGGCCGCCCGCGCCGACGGTGCCGGCCATGGCCGAGTAGCCGATGAGGGCGACGACGGTCGTGGTGGCGGAGGAGATCAGCGAGGGCAGGGACTCGGGGACGAGGACCCGGCGGACGACGGTCCAGGTGTTGCCGCCCATGGCCTGCACGGCCTCGACGAGCCCGTGGTCCACTTCGCGGACGGACGTCTCGACGAGGCGCGCGAAGAACGGGATCGCGCCGATGGCGAGCGGCACGATGGCGGCCTCACGGCCGATGGTCGAGCCGGTGACCCAGCGGGTGAAGCCCATCAGCGCGACCATCAGGATGATGAAGGGCATCGAGCGGGCGATGTTCACGATCTGCCCGATGACCTTGTTGGCGAGGACGTTCTGCAGCAGGCCGCCCCGGTCGGTGAGGACGAGGAGGATGCCGAGCGGGAGTCCGCCGACGATCGCGATGAGGGTGGACCAGCCGACCATGTAGAGGGTGTCCCAACACGCCTGCTCCAGCAGGGGCCGCGTCTCGGACCAGGTCACTTGGCACCTTCCTTCACGGGCGTGGCCGTCGGTGCGGGCGACTGGGCGTCCCGGCCGACCACGTCGATCTGGAGGCCCTGTTCGCGCAGGAAGCCGACGGGCACCACGTTGTCCTCGTAGCGGCCGGGCAGTTCGATGCGCATCCGGCCGATCTGGAGGCCGCCGACGGTGTCGATGGCGGCGCCGAGGATCGAGATGTCGATGTTGTACGTGCGGGACAGC of Streptomyces phaeolivaceus contains these proteins:
- a CDS encoding methionine ABC transporter permease codes for the protein MTWSETRPLLEQACWDTLYMVGWSTLIAIVGGLPLGILLVLTDRGGLLQNVLANKVIGQIVNIARSMPFIILMVALMGFTRWVTGSTIGREAAIVPLAIGAIPFFARLVETSVREVDHGLVEAVQAMGGNTWTVVRRVLVPESLPSLISSATTTVVALIGYSAMAGTVGAGGLGDIAIRYGYQRFETELMWITVAVLAVVISLIQFAGDYAARALHRRGGRAAKA
- a CDS encoding MetQ/NlpA family ABC transporter substrate-binding protein, with translation MRNATKLTTAVLAAGALTLGLTACGADKADSASDTSGPLVVAASPTPHAEILDFVKDNLAEKAGLDLEVKEFTDYVLPNTATEDGSVDANYFQNQPYLDDFNKKRGTHIVPVVTVHLEPLGLYSNKVKSADDLKSGATVAVPNDTVNEARALKLLDSAGIITLKDGVGTDATPADITENPKKLEFKELEAAQTPRSLDDVDAAVINGNYAIEADLSPADDALAVEPAKDNPNGNFLAVKEGDVDDPRVEKLAKLLTSDEVRKFIEDKWSNGSVIPSF
- a CDS encoding GNAT family N-acetyltransferase; amino-acid sequence: MMSTFPDISISTDRLVLRPFDEDDIQAFTEMMNDEQALAWTEVPQPFTEREARTWITEYAPTERTSGRGLDLAVTEFLTQRLVGVIQLTKTDWHVRATELSYVVAPWARGEGYASEAALATAQWLFREQKFERIELRTAADNTASQQVAQKIGCISEGVLRNACIARARTAEDGWTEVRTDFIVWSLLPEDIEGVSEELADSGGYGAYSDWN
- the cbiE gene encoding precorrin-6y C5,15-methyltransferase (decarboxylating) subunit CbiE is translated as MADRVTVIGWDGSPLTAAARSALAAATLVAGAAHHLALPEVPPAAERIRLGSVALAARRITGHRGTAVVLADGDPGFFGVVRTLRSPEFGLEVEVVPGVSSVAAAFARAGMPWDDAQVVVAHRRTLRRAVNVCRAHTKVAVLTSPGAGPAELGLLLDGVHRTFVVCEELGTERERVTIVASDKAVDRTWRDPNLVIVLGGHAGAAESGGWLAGRDPATGPRGWALPSALHGRLMGEGEAELLRSSQLARLGPRVGDLVWDIGSGSGAFATEAARSGAAVIAVDRDPEACGRTTLAARRFGVQLQVVHGAAPHILENLPEPDVVRVGGGGAAVVSAVADRRPQRIVTHALTRPAAERVGRDLTEHGYEVRCDFVQSVELDTRAWTERERSVAFLLSGTLPERSL